The stretch of DNA TACCTGTACATCCTTGACCCGGACGGCCACCGCATCGAGATCTACACCCAGGACTACTACACCGGCGACCCGGACAACCCGACCATCACCTGGGACGTGCACGACAACCAGCGCCGCGACTGGTGGGGCAACCCCGTGGTCCCCAGTTGGTACACCGAGGCCTCCCTGGTCCTGGACCTCGACGGGAACCCCCAGCCCGTCATCCAGCGCACTGACGCTTCCGAAATGGCGGTCACCGTGGGTGCCGACGGGTTCTCCTACACCCGCAAAGACGCCGAAAGCGCCGCCCAAGGCTTCAAACTCGGAGCCCAGCTCTAGTGCTCGATCAAAAGGCTGTTGCCGCCATAGCCGACGAACTGCTGGAGGCCCGAAGGACCCGTACCCCGATCCCGCGGCTGACCGCCCGCTACCCGGAGATGACGGTACAGGACTCCTACGCCGTCCAGAACCTCTGGAGCGACCGCCTGCAGGAATCGGGGCGGACCCTGGTGGGCCGCAAGATCGGGCTGACCTCCAAAGCCATGCAGGCCGCCACCGGCATCACTGAACCGGACTACGGCGTGATTCTCGATGACATGGTGCTGGAAAACGGTGCCACCCTGCAATGGGATGACTACACGCATCCGCGGGTCGAGGTGGAACTGGCGTTCGTGCTGGGGAAACCGCTGTCCGGGCCGAACTGCAGCATCTTCGACGTCCTCGACGCCACCGACTACGTCGTTCCGGCGCTGGAGATCCTGGATTCCCGGATCGAGATGGAGGGCCGGACCATCGTGGACACCATCTCCGACAACGCGGCCATGGGGGCCATGGTGATCGGCGGGAACCCCGTGAAGCCGCGGGACATCGACCTGCGCTGGGTTGCGGCGCTGCTGTACCGCAACCAGGTCATTGAGGAAACGGGGGTGGCCGCCGGTGTGCTCAACCACCCCGCGGCCGGTGTCCACTGGCTGGCGAACAAACTCGCCGCCCACGGCACCACCCTCGGTGCCGGCGAAATCATCCTGGCCGGATCGTTCACCCGCCCCATGTGGGTCTACAAGGGCGATTCGGTGTACGCAGACTACGGACAGTTGGGAACCATCACATGCCGATTCGAGTAGAACCGGGGGAAACCTTCGCGGCGCGGCTGGCCGGGGCCAGCCGCCCCCAGGCCGGAATGTGGGTCTGCTCGGGCAGCCCCCTGGTAGCCGAAATCTGTGCGGGCTCCGGGCTGGACTGGCTCCTCATCGATGCCGAACACAGCCCCAACGGGCTCGAATCGATCCTCGCCCAGCTGCAGGCGGTCCATGGCTATCCGATCCACGCTGTCGTCCGCCCGCCGGTCGCTGACGCCGTACTGCTCAAGCAGTACCTCGACCTTGGCGTGCAGAACCTGCTGATCCCCATGGTCGACACCGCGGAGCAGGCTGCCGCCGTCGTGCGGGCCGTCAGGTATCCGCCGCACGGGATCCGCGGCGTCGGGAGCGCGCTGGCACGTGCCTCGCGCTGGAACCGGATTGAAGGCTACCTGGGGCGTGCTGCTGGGACGGTCACGGTGCTGGTGCAGATCGAAACGGTCACCGCGGTCGAAAACGTGGCAGCCATCGCCGCCGTCGAAGGCGTCGACGGGGTCTTCATCGGCCCCTCCGACCTCGCCGCGTCCATGGGGCATCTGGGCGAGCAGGACCATCCGGAGGTCGTTGCCGCCGTCGAACACTGCATCCGCACGATCACCGGACTCGGCAAACCTGCGGGGGTGAATGCATTTGCCGAAGCTACGGCGCGCCGCTATCTCGATGCCGGCGTGGACTTCATCCTGGTCGGTGCCGATGTGGCCCTGCTGGCGAGGGGCAGTGAAAACCTGGCCGACCGCTACGGCACCGTTGTGGATGGCACCATTGCCGGCGGCACGATTGTGGGCGGTGACGGCCGGCCCAGCTACTGACACGGGAACGACACCTGCCTGCGCCAGTTTTGTGCCATAAGCGGGTCGCCCGGCCAGGCGACGTCGAAATGCCAGGTTGCGAAGACCGCCTCGGCCCGGGGACAAGATGCTTCCAGTCCATGCAGGTGGAAAGTTCGGGCGGACTGCATCCGCGCAGGGCCTTCGGCCGGTAGTAAGGGTGTAAGCAAAAGCACCGCCCGTATGCTGGGCCTCCACGAGGAGTTTGAAATGCGCAAAAAAATCTCTGCAGTCGCCGGAGCAATGACGCTTCTGGCCGGGCTCGCCGTCGCCGGTCCCGCCCAGGCCAGCGACGGACGCGATGGCAAGGAGACGGCAGAACTGTCCGTACTGCATGGCGTACCAGGCCTCACGGTGGATGTCTGGGTGGATGGCAAACTGACCTTGGACAACTTCACGCCGGGAACACTGGCAGGGCCGTTGACTGTCCCCGACGGAGACCACAAGATCGCGATCACCGGAGCCGATGCCAGGAGCGCGGACAACCCGGTGATCGGTCCCGTGACAGTGGACCTGGAAGCAGGGCGGAATTACACGGCAGTGGCACACCTGGCCGCTGACGGAACTCCCACCGCCACCCTCTTCACGAACAACACCTGCGCCAGCCCCGACGGGAAGGGCAGGCTGACCGTCCGCCACGTTGCCGCCGCACCGGCCGTCGACGTCCTGGCCGGCGGAACCGCGGTTATCAAGGGCCTGACCAATCCCCACCAAAAGACGCTCACCCTCAAGGCCGGGACTGTGTCCGCTTCGGTCGCTGCCGCGGGAACCACCGCTCCGCTGATCGGCCCGGCCGACGTCACCGTCGCAGCAGGGAAGAACACGATCGTCTATGCCTGGGGCAGCCTTGCTGACAACAATCTGGGTGTCGCTGTGCAGGTGGTGGACTCCAACTCCGGCGGACACAAGGGGCACAACGGCTAACGTGCGTTCGCCTCAGGCGTGACATGTTGCCTTCGCCAACCGGTGGGGTCGCGTTCGGCGCGGCCCCACCGGACGTCTCCGCCGTCGATCCACCATTGCCCCACGACGCCGAGCGCGGAATAATGTGGATCCACAGGGCTCGATGCCGCTCTAAGGAGCATCCGATGGAGGCCGCCGCGCACGGTTGGGACGTGGGTATCGATCATGCGTTCGCCGACGGCGAGGAGCGGGCCCTGGCGGAGGCATACCGGAAGATGAGTCCCCTCGTCTACACTCTGGCGCTAAGGTCCCTGGGCGAGCGGGCGGCCGCTGACGACGTTACGCAGGAGGTGTTCATCCGGGCTTGGAAATCGCGGGCGAGTTATCGGCCGGAGGCCGCACGACTGCCGGCGTGGCTGATCGGGATCACGCGAAACGCTATTTCGGATGCGTTGTCGTCCCGTTCCCGCCAGCGCGATCTTGAACAGGCAGCCGTGCACCTTGTCAGCGACCCGACCACCAATCCGAGTGCCAAGGACGTGGAGGCTGTGGCGGACCGCATAACTTTGGAAGAGGAGTTGGAGCGGCTAGGGGATCCACAGACGGCGATAATGCGGTTGGCGTTCTATGAGGACTTGACCCATGACCAGATTTCCTCACGCCTGGACCTTCCGCTCGGCACCGTCAAGAGCCACATCAGGCGCAGCCTAAGCCGATTACGGACCCGTCTGGAGGTGGAACATGGAACACCTTGACGCCGAACTTATCAGCCTCCTTGCCCTTGGCGAGCAGCTCGGGAACGAATCCGCCGCCATCCACCTCGCGAGCTGCCGCGAATGCGGAGAAACGCTCGCCGCACTGCGGCGCACTGTCCTGGTTGCTACCGCCGACCCCGCAGGCGTCGAACTTATGGAACCGGGGAGCCACAATTGGCACGCTATCCATCAGGCACTCGGGCTGTCGCCATCTTTGGCAGGGGATCCTTTGGGACAATCCGCGGCACGTGCCCGCGACGCTCGCGATTTCGGTGAGCCATCGGTGAACCCCGCGGAAGCGCCGACGTCGTTGCCCCTTTCGTCATCTGCACCTCCGGTTCCCTTGCCTTCCGGCAGGAGGCAGCCCTGGGCACGCCGCGGCCTGTGGATCACAGGAGTTGCTGCGGGAATAGTGTTGGGCGCAGCCGGCGCCTGGACTGCGGCCAGCATCTTTGGCCGCGCTGAACCACCGGTCGCGGTCCCCACGCCGTCGGCAGTGGTCCTGGCCGAGACGCCGCTAAAACCCCTGGCAGCCCACGCCGCAAGCGGGGACGCAGTGGTGCAGAGGCTCCCGAATGGCACGCGTCAGCTCGTCATCCGCTTGCCTGATGAGAATGTCTCCGGTTTCCGCGAGGTCTGGGTGGGCTCCGCCGACTTGTCCAAGATGGTCAGTCTGGGAGTCCTGGGCAATGACCCCGGAGTCTTTGTCATCCCGAGCGGACTGGATTTGGCCCAGTACCCCGTTGTGGACATATCCAACGAGCCCTATGACGGAGATCCGGCGCACTCCACGGAAAGCATCGCACGGGGACGACTGACAGTGCCTGGCTGACATGGAGCCGCCGGTTCGTGATCCGGCCCGGAGGGGAAAGAATGGTGAGGTGAGTGACGCCGGCGATTTCATCGATTCCTCCCTTCAGCGCGAGGGCGACTGGCACCGTGCTGCCGCGGCGCGGGCCCGGTTGGGAAGCGGGCTGGACGGACGCGAGCTGCGGTTCTACGGCGCCTCCGTGGGTGCGGTCCGGGGAACGGTCCGT from Arthrobacter sp. PAMC25564 encodes:
- the hpaH gene encoding 2-oxo-hept-4-ene-1,7-dioate hydratase, yielding MLDQKAVAAIADELLEARRTRTPIPRLTARYPEMTVQDSYAVQNLWSDRLQESGRTLVGRKIGLTSKAMQAATGITEPDYGVILDDMVLENGATLQWDDYTHPRVEVELAFVLGKPLSGPNCSIFDVLDATDYVVPALEILDSRIEMEGRTIVDTISDNAAMGAMVIGGNPVKPRDIDLRWVAALLYRNQVIEETGVAAGVLNHPAAGVHWLANKLAAHGTTLGAGEIILAGSFTRPMWVYKGDSVYADYGQLGTITCRFE
- a CDS encoding HpcH/HpaI aldolase/citrate lyase family protein, yielding MPIRVEPGETFAARLAGASRPQAGMWVCSGSPLVAEICAGSGLDWLLIDAEHSPNGLESILAQLQAVHGYPIHAVVRPPVADAVLLKQYLDLGVQNLLIPMVDTAEQAAAVVRAVRYPPHGIRGVGSALARASRWNRIEGYLGRAAGTVTVLVQIETVTAVENVAAIAAVEGVDGVFIGPSDLAASMGHLGEQDHPEVVAAVEHCIRTITGLGKPAGVNAFAEATARRYLDAGVDFILVGADVALLARGSENLADRYGTVVDGTIAGGTIVGGDGRPSY
- a CDS encoding DUF4397 domain-containing protein, translating into MRKKISAVAGAMTLLAGLAVAGPAQASDGRDGKETAELSVLHGVPGLTVDVWVDGKLTLDNFTPGTLAGPLTVPDGDHKIAITGADARSADNPVIGPVTVDLEAGRNYTAVAHLAADGTPTATLFTNNTCASPDGKGRLTVRHVAAAPAVDVLAGGTAVIKGLTNPHQKTLTLKAGTVSASVAAAGTTAPLIGPADVTVAAGKNTIVYAWGSLADNNLGVAVQVVDSNSGGHKGHNG
- a CDS encoding sigma-70 family RNA polymerase sigma factor gives rise to the protein MEAAAHGWDVGIDHAFADGEERALAEAYRKMSPLVYTLALRSLGERAAADDVTQEVFIRAWKSRASYRPEAARLPAWLIGITRNAISDALSSRSRQRDLEQAAVHLVSDPTTNPSAKDVEAVADRITLEEELERLGDPQTAIMRLAFYEDLTHDQISSRLDLPLGTVKSHIRRSLSRLRTRLEVEHGTP